AACAACgtcaatgaccctcttggaaatgtgattgcaggggatgaggtagatgatgtcggagatgatgaggtgcctcttgtacctcaaggagaacgtagaggccgccaggccaatggtaatgttaatgacaatattccagaccctcctcagCCACCTCCAAGggtggctcctagagtgcttccgaaccaaggcAATCAaatgctattgtcccaccccgaatccggatgggcaattttcaaataaccaatgtgatgttgaccttactagagtagcatgggtatttcacgggcgctgcaaatcaaaatgcttacaaacatctcaaggggttcgtggatacatgttgggggagcaagcaaactaatgtgtccgaagatgctcttaggttgagactcttcccattctcacttagagggaaggcattggattggctcgagcgacttcccaaccattacATCACTgcttgggatgagttggtggacaagttcattgcaaaaattttctcaccagggcatatggcttcattgagagatgagatattggccttcaagcaagagcccacggtacctttgcatgagatttgggagagttattgaacaatggtgaaagaatgccccaacaatgatatgactgaggcgatgatctaacaaaccttctaccggggtattaatacaacaaaccaatACATAGTGAACCAACGTgttgggggcaactttatgaagatatcgtatgatgaggcatgtgatattcttgacgagatggctgacacttcttctacGTGGAAAAGTAAAGCCAATGTTCCCCAGGGTGACCCTACGGttactcatttgcacaaggagttatatgatcatgggcaggctatagctgagttgacaactgcGATGAACAAACttgcaaaggcacagttgcaacaagttcaaactCCTCGCCAAGTGAATATCATGGAGGGTAtcaacatgcttgtcaacaaaagaagacaaagagggcaacaaaatcaagggaattcggagcagtttgacaatgattgtggtggattttaaaatgatggttatgatgaacaaagtgaagaggtgcaatacatgaataattatcaaggccaaaggggaaattcttccaaccaacaacaatggagaccccaaggcaattggggcaatcaacaacaaggcaatggtaattgggggaacaacaaccaaaacaacaactaggGAAAtcagagaaagaataaaaacaaacaaggaaattggaatggtaataataacaattagggtggtaataacaatcaaggtggatggaacaatgacAACCAAGGAAACCTGGGGCAAGGATTTCAAAGGCCccaaatgtaccaacaaccgaacaatccacccccatttccatctcaaggtcctagttcttttagcaatgatatgggtagaattgaactgatgttcgaacaaatgatgaagaagaatgcggattctgatgcgcagttggcttcccacaatacctcaatcagaaatttggaggttcagttaggccaaatctctcagtccttGATTACAccccctaagggtgctctaccaagtgatacggtagtgaacctaaagggtgggaacaatcatattatggcggtaactacaaggagtggacgaggcggtgatgtgaatgcctccaaataaAAGCAAGTTTTGAGTGAtaatgttgagttgcaagaagatgaagttcctttggtggttgacaatgtgattgatgagaacgtgaatgaagaagtaaggattgatattcaagatgctgagattgaaactcaaaatgatgtgaacccgtctagggaacacataatagacatgtcaGAGTCGGtggtgcctaaagccaaggtacctttgccaaggccaccttcgccttatcctcaaaggctcgctaagtagaaaaatgagaatcaattagaaaagttcattgacatgatgaagagcttatccattaatatacatttggtggaggctcttgaacaaatgtcaggctatgctaaattcatgaaggacttggtaacaaataagcggtctatggattgtgaaactataaagatgactcactaagttagtgcaatagtgcattcaatggccccaaagcttgaagatcccagtgctttcaccattgcttgcaccattgggagtgcggattttgctaaaaCTCTATATGATTTAGGGGCTAGTATCTATTTGATGCCCTATTtcgttttcaagactttgggtattgggcagccgatgccgacttccatgagattacaaatggcagatagaacgatgaagagaccattgggtattattgattaTGTGCTTGTccaggtggacaaatttatcttggcaactgactttgtgatcttggattttgaggtggattatgaagttcctatcattttggggagacctttccttgttAAGGGGATGGCCTTAGTTGATGTAgaagtaggggaactcaccttccgggtgggtgatgaaaaagtgatcTTTTATGGACCTTGTCacagcagtgatagttgatgacactagtgcaatgatcaTTGTGGAGGACCCTTTGGAGGCCGTATTATTGAATCTTGAAGTCAATGGTgatgagggccgagtggagtgtgtgacgCTTTACATAGAATGGGATCTTACTCTTATAATCCTAGGCaattatctttggaccttgaaaataggaagactccaccaacaaaaccttcaattgaggagcctccgatgttggagttgaaaccgctacctccacacctcaggtatgagtccttaggctcaaattctactttgccaattattctttcctcttgtcttactaacattcatgttgatgccacattggcggtgcttcaaaagtaaaaaaggcaattggatggactttagctgatattcgggggataagccccgcattttgtatgcacaagattattttggaagatgatgcaaagccctaacatcaaaggaggttgaacgaggaaatgcaagaagttgtgaaaaaggaggggatcaagtggttggatgtcaggGTTGTGTATCCCATCTCTGATAACTCTTgcacttcaccggtgcaatgtgtaccgaagaagggtggcatgaccatgGTTATATATTCACAAAataagttgattcctaccagaaccgtcactggttggagggtatgcatggattgccgcaagttgaataaagttacccacaaggatcactttcctttgccttttcttgatcagatgttagaccgacttgctgggcgtgccttctactatttcttggatgggtattctgggtacaaccaaatcttgattgctccggaagatcaggagaagaccatattcacttgtccatatggcacctttgctttCTCTAAGATAcattttggattgtgtaatgcaccggctacatttcagtggtgtatgatgtccattttcactgatatggtggaagacattttggaggtgttcatggacgactttagtgttatgggagactcatttgatgaatgcttgaagaatcttgatagagttttttCCCGTTGTGGAGAAactaatcttgttctcaattgagagaaatgccactttacggtggaagagggcatatttcttgggcataaaatttcaaagtatggtattgaggtagacaaagcaaaaattgatgtgatttcaagtcTCTCTCCCCCTACATCTGTTAAGGGAgtttgaagttttcttgggcatgcggggttctatcggagatttatcaaaaacttttcaaaggtagtgaatcccttgtgcaagttgttggaaaaaaatgctaagtttgtgtTTGacgaaaaatgtatgcaagcctttgaacttctcaagaataagttgaccaccactcctatcattactaaacctaattggagcttgccctttgagctcatgtgtgatgtaagcgatgttgcggttggggcggttttgggtcaaagagtgaacaacaTTTTTCAtttggtgtactatgcgagcaaaacAATGAATGAACAACattttctccattgcgaacacaatgaatgatgctcaagtgaactatacggtgaccgagaaagaactcttggctattgtgttcgcaatggagaaattttggccatatctcatgggtgccaaggtcataatccataccgaccatgccacactccggtacttgatgacgaaaaaGGATTCCAAATCTAGACTGATGCggtgggtcttgttacttcaagagtttgatttggagattgtggactggacgggtagtgagaaccaagtggcggaccacttgtcccacttggaggaggaggggagaccTCGTGTTGGTAtagagatcaataattcatttcctGACGAATAACTCATTTCGATGTcgatgaatggtatgccatggtttgcggatgttgctaatttccttgtgactggtataatacCGTGTAAGTTCTCttataaccaaaggaagaagctcaagtaggatagtttggatttctattgggatgagccatacttgttcaagatttgcacggatggtgtgatccgaaggtgtgtctcgaaggaagagcaattgagtatcttggaggcttgtcattcctctccctatggtggccatcatggcggggcgaggatggcttccaaagttcttagttgtgggttttattggccaactttgtacaaagatgcaagtgaacttgtgaagaggtgtgacgaatgtcaaagagcaggtggaatttcgaagaaagatgagatgcctctcaataccattcttgaggttgatatttttgatgtatggggaattgattttatgggcccgtttgttatcTCGTGTAGGAATACATACaatcttgtggcggtggactatgtttcaaagtgggttgaagccgtggctttgcccaacaattaggcctggagtgttgttgcatttctcaagaagagcatttttacaaggtttggtactcctcatgcaatcataagtgatggggggtctcatttttgcaatagagcttttgacactttgcttgcaaagtatggtgtcaatcacaaagtttctactccctatcatcctcaagcaagtggtcaagttgaagtctccaacagggaaatcaaaagaatATTATCAAAGACGggcaatgcaaataggaccgattggtcaaagaagttggatgacgctctatgggcttataggactgattacaagactccaattggtatgtctctatatcagttggtgtttgggaaatcttgccatctaccggtcgagttagatcacaaggccatgtgggctttgaggaagctaaatcttgaatgggatgttgcagcaaatcttcgtatggagcagcttaatgaacttgatgaattccgattccatgcctacgccagttcgtccttgtacaaggacaagatgaagtatctgcatgataaatatgctcgtagcaagtagttcaaagttggtgatttggttctcttgttcaactctcggttacgtctgtttccgggaaagcttaagtcaaaatggagtggaccttttgaagtggtatgTGTGACcctgtttggtgcacttgatttaaagaacaaaaattgggaagttttcagagtgaaagGGCATAGGGTCAATCACTACttgggaaagattgatgacagccacgtggtggaactttttcatctcaaatgatgtgatgtaacctgcgtcgtgccgcgacgttaaatcaggcgcttcttgggaggcaacccatgtgtttttcttcttgtttttctttgattttcattgcagtataggatttatttttggactgactggttgtgagatgctacaAGATTGTGTTGATGTAGTGCAGGACAAAGTGGAAAAAAATGTGTCAAGTCTTTGAAGttttcaatgcggaccgcactacattGTGTGCGGCTGCAAAGAACTCAGTGTGGGGAACACAAAATTAGTGCGAACCGCACTGATAATGGATGAAATTAATAGCTCTCTGAAGTttaccaccgcggccgcattgcattttgtgtggtccacggtggtccactgcggccgcaatGGCTGCCTTGCCTGAACCTCATGACTTTGAGCAGTGCAAACCATatttccattttgtgcggtccgtattgggttggtaagctgggccccaggtccttttcttTAAATAGGGCATGAGGCcctccttttacacttttcgatcCTTTTGCTATCAGAACCCCTAAAAACATTGTTCATCATCCCTATTGTTCGTAACTAACTGCTAGGAATCATTAATCATCAGTAACTCTCACATCTGGTAACTTAACTTCTTTTTAgttgttttaattttgttattttcttttaatttttgtttttttttgtttttcttctgttATTCCTGTATTTCTTTCAATTCAGTAGTTTAGAGCAGTTAATTCCTTGTTAAAGTTAGAATTAGGTAGTTAATAACACTGGGCAAACACTAAGGGACCTTTCTTAGGTGTAAAATTGGACTTAAAATCAAAATACATTGAACCCTAAGTTAGTGATGCTTGTGGgtactcagtgcggaccgcggtgccttTGTGTGGTCCGTGGTgcctttgtgcagtccgcaatgACATTTTCTATGGACCGCATTGCTGAAAGTCCTGAAACTTGATCTTCGAGAACCGTGGatgcattgcattttgtgcggtctgcggtgcctgAATGTGGGCCGcattaccattttgtgcggtctgcatagCAAATGTTTAGAGAGTGTGTAGTCTGAACCTCAcctctatgcggaccgcattggcattttgtgcggtccgcactgaactCTGTGTGGACACactatattttgtgcggtccgcattgtgtAATATCTACAACTATCTGCAACCTTTTCTTTTCTGCAACTCTAATC
This sequence is a window from Nicotiana sylvestris chromosome 3, ASM39365v2, whole genome shotgun sequence. Protein-coding genes within it:
- the LOC138888181 gene encoding uncharacterized protein — encoded protein: MAPKLEDPSAFTIACTIGSADFAKTLYDLGASIYLMPYFVFKTLGIGQPMPTSMRLQMADRTMKRPLGIIDYVLVQVDKFILATDFVILDFEVDYEVPIILGRPFLVKGMALVDVEVGELTFRVGDEKVIFYGPCHSSDS